From Oenococcus sicerae, the proteins below share one genomic window:
- a CDS encoding histidine phosphatase family protein, protein MTQNGINVFFVRHGQTYFNLMNRFQGWSDIDLTDKGIADGQAAGKRLAKVHFTAAYSSDLSRAHRTAKFILDANQADSPKKPTSEKDFREVFFGSAEGLSNREISDGFGANADAIITEICQIGYNSAIAKYGFDNLMDLFKKNDPLDLAEDAHEFNKRLQRGLNTIRQSYQIGDNILVVTHGSLMRSLASQYKSEDLAAKSLANGAICKLIFEPKKDGQVTVDTWNDIEKIW, encoded by the coding sequence ATGACACAAAATGGTATAAACGTATTTTTTGTTCGCCACGGACAAACCTACTTTAATTTAATGAATCGTTTTCAAGGCTGGTCGGATATCGACTTGACCGATAAAGGCATCGCTGATGGTCAAGCAGCTGGCAAACGGCTGGCAAAGGTTCATTTCACAGCTGCCTACTCATCCGATCTGTCGCGTGCTCACCGTACTGCTAAATTTATTCTCGATGCCAATCAAGCTGATTCGCCAAAAAAGCCGACGTCCGAAAAAGATTTTCGAGAAGTTTTTTTTGGAAGCGCTGAAGGCCTTAGCAATAGAGAAATTTCCGATGGATTTGGCGCAAATGCCGATGCCATTATCACTGAAATATGTCAGATCGGCTATAACAGTGCGATCGCAAAATATGGTTTTGACAATTTGATGGATCTTTTTAAAAAAAATGACCCGCTAGATTTGGCCGAAGATGCCCACGAATTCAATAAACGTCTGCAGCGCGGCTTAAATACGATCCGGCAAAGTTATCAGATCGGCGATAATATTCTCGTCGTGACCCACGGCAGTCTCATGCGATCTTTAGCCAGCCAATATAAATCTGAAGATCTTGCAGCCAAGAGTTTGGCAAACGGTGCCATTTGCAAATTGATCTTTGAGCCAAAAAAAGACGGTCAAGTAACCGTCGACACATGGAATGATATCGAAAAAATCTGGTAA
- a CDS encoding aminoacyltransferase, protein MSYKFSELDDLDYARFEQSHPQGNFIQSLEQKNLLNQRGDQVKLLGLTDDDGNIAAAAVVTWSKVKFGELFSIERGPLLDYSDTALFQSFIDGLRHFARQHNGLFIRIRPNIAYAEFTEKGDLIGEKNTKLVEKLAALASDSQLPAVGYSTSGEPEWQFVKDLRQVDPQNVVKSYNRQAKYHLNKNKQFGIKLRQIGKDELAAFKKITQATADRLHYHDKDLSFYETLFDIYRDKAKFMFAEINFKDYARSISQDLEDVQNKLVRLAGEKYQDLTDLSDLSASAKRQLSEGLKTETALQKRLEEAKTIRRNSATDVALVAVALFVVEQQEIVYLYSGSDENYEDFFAPYEIQDHMITEAVNEKIPLYNFYGVSGKFDGSDGVLGFKTHFNGCTREMVGSFDFPVNRPKYQLYRFLKNILHRQ, encoded by the coding sequence ATGTCATACAAATTCAGTGAATTAGATGATCTTGACTATGCCCGTTTTGAGCAATCACATCCACAAGGTAATTTTATCCAGTCGCTTGAGCAGAAGAATTTATTAAACCAACGCGGCGATCAGGTAAAACTGCTGGGTTTAACAGATGACGACGGCAATATTGCTGCGGCCGCTGTTGTGACTTGGTCTAAAGTCAAATTTGGCGAGCTTTTTTCGATTGAACGCGGACCTTTGCTAGATTACTCTGATACAGCTTTATTTCAAAGCTTTATTGATGGCTTAAGACATTTTGCTCGGCAGCATAATGGTCTTTTTATTCGTATTAGACCGAATATTGCTTACGCAGAATTCACGGAAAAAGGTGATTTGATCGGTGAAAAGAACACTAAACTCGTTGAAAAATTAGCCGCTTTAGCCAGCGATTCCCAATTACCCGCCGTTGGTTATTCAACTTCCGGTGAACCTGAATGGCAATTCGTTAAAGATCTGCGCCAAGTTGATCCGCAGAACGTTGTGAAATCTTACAATCGACAGGCAAAATATCATCTGAATAAAAACAAGCAATTCGGCATTAAGCTCAGACAGATCGGTAAAGATGAGTTAGCAGCTTTTAAAAAAATTACGCAGGCAACCGCTGATCGTCTGCATTACCATGATAAAGATCTGTCTTTTTACGAGACCTTATTTGATATTTATCGGGATAAAGCGAAATTTATGTTTGCTGAGATCAATTTCAAAGATTATGCACGATCCATCAGCCAAGACCTCGAGGATGTTCAAAACAAGCTGGTTCGGCTGGCTGGTGAAAAATATCAGGATTTAACCGATCTTAGCGATCTTTCGGCTTCGGCTAAGCGCCAGCTGTCCGAAGGCTTGAAAACCGAAACAGCCCTGCAAAAACGGCTGGAAGAGGCTAAAACCATCCGTCGAAACAGTGCTACCGATGTTGCGCTGGTTGCTGTCGCTTTATTTGTGGTTGAACAGCAGGAAATCGTCTATCTTTACTCCGGCAGTGATGAAAATTATGAAGACTTTTTTGCACCTTACGAAATCCAAGATCACATGATCACAGAAGCTGTTAATGAAAAGATCCCGCTATACAATTTTTATGGTGTCAGCGGTAAATTTGATGGTTCAGATGGTGTTTTAGGTTTTAAAACTCATTTTAATGGCTGCACAAGAGAAATGGTCGGCAGTTTTGATTTTCCGGTTAATCGACCGAAATATCAGTTATACCGTTTTTTAAAAAACATATTGCATCGACAATAA
- the helD gene encoding RNA polymerase recycling motor HelD → MKDIKEIEEQKRLDLVLQKLDEKIAQTQSRIKRANDNLKEAEKGWQDISVKFSDFNAVVETGASVHAQQQILAQKERDKSQAEIQYETLKKLQGHPYFARIDFVDVSNQAQKSESIYIGLASFADQEGHFYVYDWRAPISSIYYDGALGRIDYQTPAGQQTADVKLKRQFEIADGVIITLFDTEEAVGDKLLLDALSGDSSTKMKSIVRTIQQEQNRIIRDTDSDLLFVQGAAGSGKTAAVLQRIAYLLYRYRGKITSGQVILFSPNQVFNDYVNEVLPDLGENNMIQMTFYQYANYRLPKINVQTLAERFESENDPESVKLTNLKGSLSFFKAVKKYSKQISRAGMSFRNIMFRDDAFFKASDISDVYYSFNDNYSLSQRLEATKQALLRKVSGRISSEMKKDWVDITIQNLQSDELEILLGDPDKRQFESEQKENKQLAKKIVREAFKPIVRKINRGIFMNPNKLFIGFLQAIPKLINLQDFNISVDEWQHSVESSQADLSSQKLNLNDTAIYLYLFDLVNGHHGDRSIRFLFVDEVQDYTAFQLAFLKFSFPKAKMTLLGDLNQAIFTRTNAKTLQGAMYELFDPAKSKTIQLTKSYRSTEQITNFTSALLTSAEPIEAFAREGEKPVFQAGDSLAHLSQALARNLAAGYTTAIIAKTAAEAKDVFQRLTAKGTASTLITLENQRLVPGTIIIPGYLAKGLEFDAVILWQADDHHYAGEADRELLYTVASRAMHRLTILADRTFSRLFSTVDPQLYDNI, encoded by the coding sequence ATGAAAGACATTAAAGAAATTGAAGAGCAGAAACGACTTGATCTGGTTTTGCAGAAACTCGATGAAAAAATAGCGCAGACGCAGTCTCGGATCAAACGTGCTAATGACAATTTAAAAGAAGCCGAGAAGGGCTGGCAGGATATCAGCGTTAAATTTTCCGATTTTAACGCGGTTGTCGAGACTGGTGCATCTGTGCATGCACAACAGCAAATTCTGGCCCAAAAAGAACGCGATAAATCTCAAGCTGAGATCCAATATGAGACTTTGAAAAAACTTCAAGGGCACCCATATTTTGCCCGTATTGATTTTGTCGATGTCAGCAATCAAGCTCAGAAAAGCGAAAGCATTTATATCGGCTTGGCTTCTTTTGCGGACCAAGAGGGTCATTTTTATGTTTATGACTGGCGGGCACCTATTTCTTCGATCTATTACGATGGCGCTTTAGGCCGAATTGATTATCAGACACCGGCTGGCCAGCAGACGGCTGATGTGAAATTAAAACGTCAATTTGAAATTGCTGATGGCGTGATCATCACTTTGTTCGATACGGAAGAAGCTGTCGGCGACAAGCTGTTATTGGATGCGCTATCTGGCGATTCTTCGACAAAGATGAAATCGATCGTACGCACGATCCAGCAAGAGCAGAACCGTATCATTCGCGATACCGACTCTGATTTGCTATTTGTTCAAGGCGCCGCTGGATCTGGGAAAACAGCAGCCGTTTTGCAGCGGATCGCTTATTTGCTTTACCGATACCGCGGCAAGATCACTTCCGGCCAAGTTATTTTGTTTTCACCAAATCAGGTTTTCAACGATTACGTTAATGAAGTTTTGCCGGACTTGGGTGAAAACAATATGATTCAGATGACTTTTTATCAGTATGCCAACTATCGGCTGCCGAAAATCAACGTACAGACTTTAGCTGAACGCTTTGAGAGCGAAAACGACCCGGAATCAGTCAAATTAACCAATTTAAAAGGCAGCTTATCCTTTTTTAAAGCTGTCAAGAAATATTCAAAACAAATCAGTCGTGCCGGCATGAGCTTTCGCAATATTATGTTTCGCGATGATGCTTTTTTCAAAGCCAGCGATATTTCGGACGTTTATTATTCTTTCAATGACAATTATTCGCTTAGCCAGCGTCTAGAAGCGACCAAGCAGGCATTGCTGAGAAAGGTCAGCGGCCGGATCTCTTCAGAAATGAAAAAGGATTGGGTTGATATCACGATTCAAAATTTGCAGAGCGATGAATTGGAGATTTTACTGGGTGATCCCGATAAACGTCAGTTTGAGTCGGAGCAAAAAGAAAACAAGCAGTTGGCCAAAAAAATCGTTCGTGAGGCCTTTAAACCGATCGTTCGTAAGATCAATCGCGGCATTTTTATGAACCCTAATAAGCTTTTTATCGGCTTTTTACAGGCTATACCGAAATTGATCAATCTACAGGATTTTAATATTTCTGTTGATGAATGGCAGCACTCGGTTGAATCATCGCAAGCTGATCTATCGAGCCAAAAACTAAATCTAAACGATACGGCGATCTATTTGTACTTATTCGATTTGGTCAACGGCCATCATGGAGACCGCTCAATTCGTTTTCTCTTTGTTGATGAAGTACAGGATTATACGGCTTTCCAATTGGCTTTCTTAAAATTCTCGTTTCCTAAGGCAAAAATGACGCTATTAGGTGATTTGAATCAGGCGATTTTTACACGTACGAACGCCAAGACGCTTCAAGGAGCTATGTATGAATTATTTGATCCGGCCAAATCGAAGACGATTCAACTGACCAAAAGCTATCGTTCAACTGAACAGATCACGAACTTTACAAGTGCTTTACTAACAAGTGCAGAACCGATCGAGGCTTTTGCCCGCGAAGGTGAGAAACCTGTTTTCCAAGCTGGCGACTCATTAGCTCATTTGTCACAAGCACTGGCACGTAATTTAGCCGCTGGCTATACCACAGCTATTATTGCTAAAACGGCCGCTGAAGCCAAAGACGTTTTTCAAAGACTAACAGCTAAAGGAACAGCCTCGACTTTGATCACTTTAGAAAATCAGCGTTTGGTCCCTGGCACGATCATTATCCCTGGCTATTTGGCCAAGGGATTGGAATTTGATGCTGTCATCTTGTGGCAGGCTGATGATCATCATTATGCTGGCGAAGCCGATCGCGAGCTGCTTTATACGGTTGCGAGCCGAGCCATGCATCGTTTAACGATTCTGGCTGACCGAACCTTTAGTCGACTCTTTTCAACAGTTGATCCTCAACTTTATGACAATATCTGA
- the rnr gene encoding ribonuclease R, with protein sequence MSNQFASENFINGTFVANAKGFGFVKTDEGQDDLFIGRSNTNLAMQSDNVLASIIHPGKDGRVPEGKIEKILDHANQQVVGIFRSGVDRNVLPSILDPDDFLGTITFIDEKLQEYTYLVDKKGLQAHDRDSVTASTGQFPTVDQPKLLIGSVTNVIGRSDAPGVDILEIVYSLKIPSVYPDKAQAQARAIPQTIDVKAALADGRPDFRDQPLITIDGADTKDIDDAVVVWKMANGHYHLGVHIADVSNYVPEGTPLDEEAYKRGTSVYLTDRVIPMLPTEISNGIASLNPNEDRLAMSCEMEIDERGQIVHHRIQPSIIRSHARMTYDSINKILAGDVAETAKYADLSDMIHQMGDLHQILAKMRTARGAIEFDSDEAEIIIDKKGHPTDVIVRDRGIGERMIESFMLAANETVAEHFDRLHVPFLYRVHEVPEGDKVTNFFEFMGAIGHPIKADPKNLKPKDFQAALAAVAGLPEEMMIQTMMLRATKQAHYSPLPVGHFGIAAKFYTHFTSPIRRYPDLVVHRLIKHYAKFGTGPDSTAAVRDKLPQIGIDTSARERRSVDAERATNDMKFAEYMEDHIGAVYDGVVNSALKFGLFITLPNTIEGLVHISTMVDDVYQYDETRQALIGRTHHHIFTIGQKVKIQVVNSNKETRKIDFKLIDPQTAPMTKIRLAADLQRRSFSHNNAGGRNQHRPGDGRTQKGAYKSTGKYHLKEGRR encoded by the coding sequence ATGTCTAATCAATTCGCTTCAGAAAACTTTATTAACGGCACTTTTGTTGCCAATGCCAAGGGCTTCGGTTTCGTCAAGACTGATGAAGGTCAAGATGATTTGTTTATCGGCCGGTCTAATACGAATTTAGCCATGCAAAGCGATAATGTCCTGGCTTCGATCATTCATCCAGGCAAAGATGGCCGAGTGCCTGAAGGCAAAATTGAAAAAATTCTTGATCACGCCAACCAGCAGGTCGTTGGCATTTTTCGTTCGGGCGTTGATCGCAATGTGCTGCCGTCAATTCTAGACCCTGATGACTTTCTTGGTACGATCACATTTATAGATGAAAAACTGCAGGAATACACTTATCTCGTTGACAAAAAAGGGCTGCAAGCTCATGATCGCGATTCTGTGACGGCTTCGACTGGCCAATTTCCGACAGTTGATCAGCCGAAACTTCTGATCGGTTCAGTCACAAACGTGATCGGTCGTTCTGATGCGCCGGGCGTTGATATCTTGGAGATTGTTTATAGCCTGAAAATTCCAAGTGTTTATCCAGACAAAGCACAAGCACAAGCACGCGCGATTCCGCAAACGATCGATGTCAAAGCGGCTCTGGCTGATGGCCGGCCGGATTTTCGCGACCAGCCTTTGATCACGATCGATGGTGCTGATACGAAAGATATCGATGATGCAGTTGTTGTTTGGAAAATGGCCAATGGTCATTATCATTTAGGCGTCCACATTGCCGATGTTTCAAATTATGTGCCTGAAGGAACGCCGCTGGACGAAGAAGCTTATAAACGGGGTACCTCTGTCTACTTGACTGATCGCGTGATTCCGATGCTGCCAACAGAAATTTCAAATGGTATTGCTTCTTTAAATCCTAACGAGGACCGCCTTGCCATGTCTTGTGAAATGGAGATCGATGAACGCGGACAGATCGTTCACCATAGGATCCAGCCTAGTATTATTCGTTCACATGCTCGTATGACCTATGATTCGATCAATAAAATTTTGGCCGGTGATGTCGCAGAGACGGCTAAATACGCTGATTTATCAGATATGATCCATCAAATGGGCGATCTGCATCAGATCTTGGCTAAAATGCGTACGGCTCGTGGTGCGATCGAATTTGATAGTGATGAAGCTGAAATCATCATTGATAAAAAAGGTCACCCAACGGATGTGATCGTACGTGATCGCGGTATTGGCGAACGCATGATCGAATCCTTTATGCTTGCTGCCAATGAGACGGTTGCCGAACACTTTGATCGATTGCATGTCCCTTTTTTGTACCGTGTTCATGAAGTGCCTGAAGGTGACAAAGTGACCAATTTCTTTGAATTTATGGGAGCGATCGGTCATCCGATCAAGGCTGATCCGAAAAATCTTAAACCGAAGGATTTTCAAGCGGCCTTAGCGGCTGTTGCTGGGCTGCCAGAAGAAATGATGATTCAAACGATGATGCTAAGAGCCACTAAACAAGCTCACTATTCGCCTTTGCCAGTGGGCCACTTCGGCATTGCAGCTAAGTTTTATACGCATTTTACATCTCCGATTCGTCGATATCCTGATTTGGTCGTTCATCGTTTGATCAAACATTATGCTAAATTCGGTACTGGTCCAGATTCAACGGCCGCGGTTCGTGACAAATTACCTCAGATCGGTATTGATACTTCAGCTAGAGAACGCCGCTCGGTTGATGCTGAGCGTGCGACTAATGACATGAAGTTTGCTGAATATATGGAAGACCATATCGGTGCTGTCTATGATGGTGTCGTTAATTCAGCACTGAAGTTCGGACTGTTTATCACACTGCCCAACACAATTGAAGGACTTGTTCACATAAGTACGATGGTTGATGATGTTTACCAATATGATGAAACACGTCAGGCACTGATCGGCCGCACTCATCATCACATCTTTACGATCGGACAAAAGGTTAAGATCCAGGTTGTCAATTCAAACAAAGAGACGCGCAAAATTGATTTCAAATTAATTGATCCCCAAACCGCACCGATGACAAAAATCCGTCTGGCAGCCGATCTCCAACGCCGTAGTTTCAGCCATAATAACGCTGGCGGTCGTAACCAGCACCGGCCTGGCGATGGCCGCACTCAAAAAGGTGCTTATAAGTCAACCGGTAAATATCATTTGAAAGAGGGTCGCCGCTGA
- the rfbD gene encoding dTDP-4-dehydrorhamnose reductase translates to MKYLITGANGQLGQELHELLERSGIDFVAYDAKTLDITNRQLVFEAVQAQRPDVILDAAAYTKVDLAEDQGKDLNWAVNRDGTKNLAQAAKNFQAKLVYISTDYVFDGTKTGDYLETDQTAAKNEYGKAKLAGEEAVLASGAAAYIIRTSWVFGQYGKNFVYTMLKLAQAHPQLSVVNDQIGRPTWTKTLAEFILYLVDHDAAYGIYNLSNDHTASWFDFAKEILKDKQVDIRPVSSDQFPQKAYRPRHSVLSLAKSKATGFVIPTWQEALKMSGMIDKL, encoded by the coding sequence ATGAAATATTTAATTACTGGAGCCAATGGACAGCTCGGTCAAGAGCTGCATGAATTATTAGAAAGATCTGGTATTGATTTTGTTGCCTATGATGCCAAAACGCTCGATATTACAAATCGGCAACTGGTTTTTGAGGCAGTGCAGGCACAGCGGCCTGATGTTATTTTAGATGCGGCTGCCTACACGAAGGTTGATTTGGCTGAAGACCAGGGTAAAGACCTGAATTGGGCCGTGAACCGTGATGGCACAAAAAATCTAGCCCAGGCAGCTAAAAATTTTCAGGCAAAACTTGTTTATATTTCCACCGACTATGTTTTTGATGGTACGAAGACGGGCGACTATTTAGAAACTGACCAAACTGCAGCTAAAAATGAATATGGCAAGGCAAAACTGGCCGGTGAAGAAGCGGTTTTGGCGAGCGGTGCAGCAGCCTATATTATTCGAACTAGCTGGGTATTTGGCCAGTACGGAAAAAATTTCGTCTACACAATGTTAAAACTCGCTCAGGCACATCCCCAGCTTTCGGTCGTTAATGATCAGATCGGCCGGCCGACTTGGACAAAAACATTGGCTGAATTTATACTTTATCTCGTCGACCATGATGCAGCATATGGTATTTATAATTTGTCAAATGACCATACGGCCAGTTGGTTTGACTTTGCAAAAGAAATTTTAAAAGATAAACAAGTTGATATTCGACCAGTGAGTTCAGATCAGTTTCCACAAAAAGCCTATCGTCCGCGGCACTCGGTTTTGAGTTTAGCAAAAAGTAAAGCGACGGGTTTTGTGATACCAACTTGGCAAGAGGCGTTAAAAATGTCGGGTATGATAGATAAGTTATGA
- a CDS encoding class A sortase, with protein MVKKLKHNQNTSVARRWLLPVLILLLFAATSGYLIYQHYQELYARIQPLKVYQPKKSFAKKTDTHYAADILKMVKWNPHADQGQTKIGYVGIPSRHILLPIYVNPYSSVTLNLGAASVKGQTMGEKTNFSLAAHNFNNHVTGFSALQLRQNSNAPYLTSSGTHDVHSLDKTKIYTIDKNYLYVYEIVLQETVYKDQVSIMDPNNTIKGKPTLTVISCLFPNINYRIVTRAVLSHKYPVLKAPATLLKVFDMRINETNAHVNWWNPGQEEGANGAMGGFKK; from the coding sequence ATGGTTAAAAAATTAAAGCACAATCAGAACACGAGTGTCGCTAGGCGATGGCTGCTGCCTGTTCTAATTTTGTTATTGTTTGCAGCTACCTCAGGTTATTTAATCTATCAGCATTATCAGGAACTTTACGCTCGGATTCAGCCCTTAAAAGTCTATCAGCCGAAAAAAAGTTTTGCCAAGAAGACAGATACCCATTATGCGGCTGATATCTTAAAAATGGTCAAATGGAATCCTCACGCTGATCAAGGACAGACGAAGATTGGTTATGTCGGCATTCCCAGCAGGCATATTTTATTGCCGATCTACGTCAATCCTTACAGCAGCGTGACCTTGAATTTAGGTGCTGCTTCGGTTAAAGGCCAGACAATGGGCGAGAAAACTAATTTCTCTCTGGCAGCTCATAATTTTAATAATCATGTGACGGGTTTTTCAGCGCTGCAATTGCGTCAAAATAGTAATGCACCATATTTGACAAGCAGCGGTACACATGATGTTCACAGTCTTGACAAGACGAAAATTTATACGATCGATAAAAATTATTTGTATGTCTATGAAATAGTGCTGCAGGAAACAGTTTATAAAGATCAAGTTTCGATCATGGATCCCAACAACACGATCAAAGGAAAGCCGACTTTGACCGTCATTTCATGTCTGTTTCCCAACATAAATTATCGAATCGTGACCAGGGCGGTACTGTCGCATAAGTATCCAGTCTTAAAGGCGCCTGCAACACTATTAAAGGTCTTTGATATGCGAATCAATGAAACAAATGCACACGTTAATTGGTGGAATCCTGGTCAAGAAGAGGGTGCCAATGGCGCAATGGGAGGATTTAAGAAATAA
- a CDS encoding lipid II:glycine glycyltransferase FemX, producing MILNLNDEKTVKKYNQFVRSNWRGQATQDTLWGELKDNWGHLYVYQEDAQGQITAAMAVLTIEAVPGKLLAYSPRGPIADFENIELVNSLVDEAVAALPDDVFLLRMDPEVLYDAGLNDRYIAAGYQTRNVDIEHMHGNIQPRRNMVLSYEGIHSDDELMVHFKRAYRNQIRRAIKDGVTVDSGSSHEFIDRFYDTYVMMAHTQQITYRPKEYFYRMSDLFAETGLFKVFLAHFENQVICAGIGFAHGDEIWYMYAGSDRAYSKHYGPYLLQWEMTKWGLSLGKAEYDFGGVDRFDPSDGLYRFKHGFTYEDQPREYIGEIDKVLDQQAYEQYLLTFK from the coding sequence ATGATATTAAATTTAAATGATGAAAAAACAGTAAAAAAATACAATCAATTTGTCCGCAGTAATTGGCGTGGACAGGCAACACAAGATACACTTTGGGGCGAATTGAAAGATAATTGGGGCCATCTTTATGTTTATCAAGAGGATGCCCAGGGTCAAATCACGGCTGCTATGGCTGTCTTGACGATCGAAGCGGTTCCTGGAAAATTATTAGCATATTCACCGCGCGGACCGATCGCAGATTTTGAGAATATCGAACTTGTTAACAGCCTTGTCGATGAAGCGGTCGCGGCCTTGCCGGATGATGTTTTTCTATTGCGTATGGATCCAGAAGTACTGTACGATGCTGGCTTAAATGACCGCTATATCGCTGCTGGTTATCAGACACGCAATGTTGATATCGAGCACATGCACGGTAATATTCAGCCGCGGAGAAACATGGTCCTCAGCTACGAAGGTATCCACAGCGACGATGAATTGATGGTCCACTTTAAGCGTGCTTATCGTAATCAGATCCGTCGAGCGATCAAGGATGGCGTGACGGTTGATTCAGGCAGCTCGCATGAGTTTATTGATCGTTTTTACGATACCTACGTGATGATGGCACATACTCAGCAGATCACCTATCGGCCTAAAGAATATTTTTATCGCATGAGTGATTTATTTGCAGAAACAGGATTATTCAAAGTATTTTTAGCCCACTTTGAAAACCAGGTCATCTGTGCTGGGATCGGTTTTGCCCATGGCGATGAGATCTGGTACATGTATGCTGGCTCTGATCGTGCCTACTCCAAACACTATGGTCCTTATCTGCTTCAATGGGAAATGACCAAGTGGGGCCTATCTTTGGGCAAGGCCGAGTATGATTTTGGCGGTGTGGATCGTTTTGACCCAAGTGATGGTCTGTATCGTTTCAAACACGGCTTTACTTATGAAGACCAGCCGCGTGAATATATCGGCGAAATAGATAAAGTGCTTGACCAGCAGGCTTACGAACAATATCTCTTGACTTTTAAATAA
- a CDS encoding uracil-DNA glycosylase: MNDYLVNLKKTDWYEHLLPVIGQSYLDQINEFLNQAYAGSTAVFPPADKIFSAMSYTSLADTKVIIVGQDPYHEAGQAQGLSFSVPDDFPAPSSLQNIHKEIASDLGRTRSSHDLIPWAKQGVLLLNSVLTVKEHQANSHAGVIWEKLTDAIIQLASAEPQPKVFILWGNFAKKKAVLINSNKDLILQSVHPSGFSANRGFFGSRPFSQTNQWLLAHDRQAIDWLA, translated from the coding sequence GTGAATGATTATTTAGTTAACTTAAAAAAGACGGATTGGTATGAACATCTGCTCCCAGTCATAGGGCAGAGCTACCTAGACCAGATCAATGAGTTTTTAAATCAGGCTTATGCTGGATCAACAGCTGTTTTCCCGCCGGCTGACAAAATTTTTTCCGCGATGTCCTATACAAGTTTGGCCGATACAAAGGTTATTATCGTTGGTCAAGATCCTTATCATGAGGCTGGACAGGCTCAGGGTCTCAGTTTTAGTGTGCCTGATGATTTTCCAGCACCTAGCAGTTTGCAGAACATTCATAAAGAAATTGCCAGCGATCTAGGCCGAACCCGTAGTTCTCATGACTTGATTCCTTGGGCCAAACAGGGTGTTTTGCTGCTGAACTCAGTCTTGACTGTGAAAGAGCATCAAGCTAATTCGCATGCTGGTGTGATTTGGGAAAAGTTAACGGATGCGATCATCCAATTGGCAAGTGCTGAACCGCAGCCGAAAGTTTTTATTCTATGGGGCAACTTCGCTAAAAAGAAGGCTGTTTTGATCAACTCTAACAAAGATTTGATTCTGCAATCAGTCCATCCTTCAGGATTTTCAGCTAATCGCGGCTTTTTCGGCAGCAGACCTTTTAGTCAAACTAATCAGTGGCTGCTAGCTCACGATCGTCAGGCAATCGATTGGTTAGCCTGA
- a CDS encoding LURP-one-related/scramblase family protein: MSRYFLTQQHNTNQKENRAFNEDFSLAYNISGKVGSKNDVLYVYDVKGVEQARIRQISYGVLPRFQLLYQDKYVASIGFNFAGLNDVIFVRYLNWVITGEVVAGKYRIRHGRKKLLEVNPVEFPDGLFYQLDVANDAQAPVHVAIAALLDRWGMKKNRGLLKFPTRLNKYKYKMATRINQ, encoded by the coding sequence ATGAGTCGCTACTTTTTAACCCAACAACATAATACAAATCAAAAAGAAAATCGTGCTTTTAATGAAGATTTTTCATTGGCTTATAATATTTCCGGAAAAGTCGGCAGCAAAAATGATGTGCTGTATGTTTATGATGTTAAAGGCGTCGAGCAAGCGAGAATCAGACAAATTTCCTATGGTGTCCTGCCGCGTTTTCAACTCTTATACCAAGACAAATATGTCGCTTCGATCGGCTTTAATTTCGCCGGTCTCAATGATGTTATTTTTGTCCGATATTTGAATTGGGTCATCACAGGTGAAGTCGTAGCCGGCAAATATCGCATCAGACACGGTCGAAAAAAATTATTAGAAGTGAATCCAGTCGAGTTCCCAGATGGCTTGTTCTATCAGCTTGACGTAGCAAACGATGCCCAAGCGCCCGTACATGTCGCGATCGCGGCCTTGTTGGACCGCTGGGGTATGAAAAAAAATCGTGGACTGTTAAAGTTCCCGACTCGATTAAATAAATATAAATATAAAATGGCAACACGTATCAATCAGTGA
- the smpB gene encoding SsrA-binding protein SmpB encodes MAKKDKHDDALARNRRASFNYLIGETYEAGLQLTGTEIKSVRLGQITIGDAYIMIRSNEAFLNNANISPYKQGNQFNPDPLRRRKLLLHKKEIKALDEATAQGGKTVVPLKVYIVKGFAKILIAVGTGKNNYDKRQTLKDRDLKREMNRNLKNFH; translated from the coding sequence ATGGCTAAAAAAGATAAACATGACGACGCCCTTGCTCGTAATCGCCGTGCTTCTTTTAATTATTTGATCGGTGAGACTTATGAAGCCGGTCTGCAATTGACCGGTACTGAGATAAAATCGGTGCGCCTTGGTCAAATTACGATCGGGGATGCTTATATCATGATTCGCAGCAATGAAGCTTTTTTGAATAATGCCAATATTTCACCCTATAAGCAGGGAAACCAGTTTAATCCGGATCCTTTGCGCCGTCGTAAATTGCTGTTGCACAAAAAAGAGATCAAGGCGCTGGATGAAGCAACGGCTCAAGGCGGCAAGACGGTGGTTCCTTTAAAAGTCTATATCGTGAAAGGCTTCGCTAAAATTTTGATTGCCGTCGGGACTGGCAAAAATAATTATGATAAACGGCAAACGCTTAAAGATCGTGATTTAAAACGCGAAATGAACCGCAATTTAAAGAATTTTCACTGA